In a single window of the Candidatus Neomarinimicrobiota bacterium genome:
- a CDS encoding Na+/H+ antiporter NhaC family protein, which yields MSPQMELSWISVIPPLLAVVLAFITRDAVISLLIACLAGVLLMGEGIAGFPSFLVRALGNEDFMWICAVELCIGVLVAFLQRSGAVKMFTQQAGSWVKNRRQVNMLGWGLGLTIFFSDYFTPLFVGPVMRNITDKYRISREKLAYICDSTAAPLLSLIPITSWAVYVGGLTIGHAGIEDKDAAIKLFIESIPYNFYGFLAVVLVALLGMGIIPEFGPMKKAERRAEETGKVLRDGAVPMMGKELTTLEPSDSHRTSIILNFILPIGIVIGTNVITFTVKGSADVLESYMLAVTVLGITLWLQRVDRLRGIMEAVLAGVKGVMPAVLILALAYGINALSREMGTAQYVVSVTEAWLSPALLPVMTFFISGFISFATGTSWGTYAIMVPISVPLAYQFNGEAWGPLVFSTFAAVSGGGVFGDHCSPLSDTTVLSSLGCACDHIDHVKTQLPYTLLAAGIAAILYLIIGFGL from the coding sequence TCTTGATTGCCTGTCTGGCGGGAGTGCTCCTCATGGGGGAAGGGATTGCCGGTTTCCCGTCATTTCTGGTTCGCGCTCTGGGCAATGAAGATTTCATGTGGATTTGTGCCGTTGAGCTGTGTATCGGCGTGCTGGTGGCCTTTCTTCAGCGTTCCGGTGCCGTGAAAATGTTTACACAGCAGGCCGGCTCGTGGGTAAAGAATCGTCGTCAGGTCAACATGCTCGGCTGGGGATTGGGACTGACCATCTTTTTCAGCGACTATTTTACGCCCCTTTTTGTGGGGCCAGTCATGCGCAACATCACAGACAAGTACCGTATCTCCCGTGAAAAGCTCGCTTATATCTGTGATTCCACCGCTGCGCCTCTGCTGTCGCTGATACCTATTACCAGCTGGGCTGTCTATGTGGGCGGCCTCACAATAGGACATGCAGGAATAGAAGACAAGGATGCCGCCATAAAACTTTTCATAGAGAGTATCCCGTATAATTTCTACGGTTTTCTGGCGGTGGTGCTAGTGGCCCTGCTGGGAATGGGCATAATTCCTGAGTTCGGTCCCATGAAAAAGGCCGAGCGGCGAGCAGAAGAGACAGGTAAAGTCCTCAGGGACGGCGCTGTCCCCATGATGGGGAAGGAGTTGACAACACTGGAACCGTCTGATTCTCACAGAACAAGCATCATTCTCAACTTTATTCTTCCCATTGGAATTGTCATTGGCACCAATGTGATTACGTTTACAGTTAAGGGATCTGCGGATGTTCTCGAAAGTTACATGCTTGCCGTGACAGTGCTCGGCATTACCCTCTGGCTGCAGAGAGTTGACAGACTTAGAGGAATCATGGAGGCGGTCTTGGCCGGCGTGAAAGGCGTCATGCCTGCGGTGTTGATTCTCGCACTGGCGTATGGTATCAATGCACTGAGCAGGGAGATGGGGACAGCCCAGTATGTTGTGAGCGTCACAGAGGCGTGGCTCTCTCCGGCGCTGCTGCCCGTCATGACCTTCTTTATCAGTGGTTTTATCAGCTTTGCCACAGGAACGTCGTGGGGGACATATGCCATCATGGTGCCCATCTCAGTGCCGCTGGCGTATCAGTTCAACGGCGAGGCGTGGGGGCCGCTTGTTTTCAGTACATTTGCCGCCGTCAGCGGGGGCGGCGTCTTTGGCGATCACTGTTCACCCCTGTCTGACACGACGGTTCTCTCTTCTCTAGGATGCGCCTGTGATCATATCGATCACGTAAAGACACAGCTGCCGTATACATTGCTGGCGGCTGGGATTGCCGCTATACTTTACCTGATTATCGGTTTCGGATTGTAA
- a CDS encoding saccharopine dehydrogenase C-terminal domain-containing protein: MRMLVLGCGMQGKAVLHDLARSNDVEKVVVADCLEPELDSNLFPDKSKLETVVADLAQREQLAELMEAGFDVVIDMLPPQFAKPVAEVTIESGIHFINTNYGKSVSGLHALAEAHGVILLPECGLDPGIDLVLCGEAVRRFDEVNEMKSYGGGIPEKAAATNPLQYKITWRFEGVLDSYAREAKLLREGDTVIIAPERIFDKESIHTVEIPDVGELEAIPNGDAVQFADTLGIEETVLSMGRYSLRWPGHSSLWKKLSGLGFLDDKPISWLAEPLSPRQFLRQMLEPQLQLRPDERDMTILRVDTSGALGGEQRRLLQHVVDQRDLQTGFTAMSRTVGYTASIVAQMICRSEITGCGLLTPVCHIPYDRFADELKMRGIVVSTEWIELD; this comes from the coding sequence ATGAGAATGTTAGTATTAGGCTGCGGTATGCAGGGGAAGGCCGTTCTTCACGATCTGGCACGTAGCAATGATGTGGAAAAAGTAGTTGTTGCAGATTGTTTGGAGCCGGAGTTGGATAGCAATCTGTTCCCTGATAAGAGCAAGTTAGAGACAGTAGTGGCCGATCTCGCGCAGAGAGAGCAACTCGCCGAACTCATGGAAGCGGGATTCGATGTGGTGATAGACATGCTTCCGCCGCAGTTCGCCAAGCCTGTGGCCGAGGTTACCATCGAGAGCGGAATTCACTTCATTAACACCAATTACGGCAAATCTGTAAGCGGTCTTCATGCTCTGGCAGAGGCGCACGGTGTCATCCTGTTGCCGGAGTGCGGCTTGGATCCAGGGATTGATCTGGTTCTCTGCGGAGAGGCCGTGCGACGGTTTGATGAAGTCAACGAGATGAAGAGCTATGGCGGTGGTATTCCTGAGAAGGCCGCTGCCACTAATCCGCTACAGTACAAGATTACATGGCGTTTCGAAGGAGTGCTGGACTCTTATGCAAGAGAAGCAAAGCTACTTCGAGAAGGGGATACAGTTATTATCGCACCGGAGCGGATCTTCGATAAAGAATCGATTCACACCGTGGAGATTCCTGATGTGGGAGAGCTTGAAGCCATTCCTAACGGGGATGCCGTGCAGTTTGCCGATACCCTTGGTATTGAGGAGACAGTCCTTTCTATGGGACGCTATAGCTTACGCTGGCCGGGGCACAGCAGTCTGTGGAAGAAACTGAGCGGCTTAGGCTTTCTGGACGATAAGCCGATTTCGTGGCTGGCCGAGCCTCTCTCTCCACGCCAGTTTCTGCGGCAGATGTTGGAACCCCAGCTTCAGCTTAGACCTGACGAACGGGACATGACCATCCTGCGTGTGGACACGTCCGGTGCTCTGGGAGGAGAGCAGAGACGTCTCTTACAGCATGTCGTAGATCAGCGAGATCTGCAGACGGGGTTTACGGCTATGAGCAGAACGGTGGGATATACAGCCAGCATTGTGGCGCAAATGATCTGTCGCTCCGAGATTACCGGCTGCGGTCTGCTCACCCCCGTGTGCCACATACCTTATGATCGTTTCGCAGACGAGCTCAAGATGAGAGGCATTGTCGTCTCTACCGAGTGGATCGAGTTAGATTGA